Proteins encoded together in one Lathyrus oleraceus cultivar Zhongwan6 chromosome 5, CAAS_Psat_ZW6_1.0, whole genome shotgun sequence window:
- the LOC127079147 gene encoding altered inheritance of mitochondria protein 3-like, giving the protein MNYSRCPRHCITQYRNLLDHLRPADFIWRPYLNMDHEHQINPEDAAVWTTCTPIIRFTTVELHNTDRVKLQFGMVQNIPDPPASLGEWHMRKVNDQWNFNPWQQFARSECRKWKHRHDHVLTDAVMPNEVKPSRTYMAWYRSVGFQFIADDMYLYDPRQTTYTQEASTSNPQQHSQPNYSQPPIRQTFRSTNTQTYNQNMPFTQPQNQEHPPYHHQQMDHQPSTEHRFAPTPSPYQSRLTQNTNRPITYRSQEPQTSQYQNIPQPYLFQTPQQPFQPFLDPSLSPMSPFNRPGRPSMSQPHPNFSGMGHELSYAGTPSLNTEDYAELAEYLNGSSPVGGNDAPGPSDEQTPVQNRQRGLGPRVRIARGCGTGGRLGDPGHHH; this is encoded by the exons atgaattacagcagatgtccgagacactgtattactcaatatcgcaacctgttggatcaccttcgaccggcagac ttcatttggcgtccataccttaatatggatcatgagcatcagatcaaccctgaagacgcagccgtatggacaacatgcacaccaataatacggttcacaacagtggagctgcacaacaccgatcgtgtgaagctgcagtttggtatggtccagaatatcccagatcccccagctagcctaggagaatggcatatgcgtaaagtgaacgaccaatggaacttcaacccttggcaacaattcgcaagatcagagtgtcgcaagtggaagcaccgtcatgaccatgtcttaactgacgcagtcatgccaaatgaggtaaaaccaagtcgtacttatatggcttggtatagatcagttggatttcaattcatcgccgatgatatgtacctctacgacccacgccagacaacttacacacaagaagcctcaacatctaacccccaacaacattctcagcccaattactcacaaccacctatccgacaaactttccgttccacaaacacacaaacatacaaccaaaacatgccattcacccaaccccaaaaccaagaacatcccccataccaccaccaacaaatggaccatcaaccttcgaccgaacatcgcttcgcacccacaccatcaccctaccaaagtcgccttacccaaaacactaaccgccccatcacctaccgtagccaagaaccccaaacatcacaataccaaaacatcccacaaccatatctcttccaaacaccccaacaacctttccaacctttcctagacccatcattgtcacccatgtcccccttcaaccgtcctggtcgcccatccatgagtcaaccacaccccaacttctctggcatgggtcatgagctcagctacgccggtacaccatcattgaatactgaagactatgctgagttggctgaatacctcaacggatcttctcctgtaggcggtaatgacgctcctggaccatcagatgaacaaacaccggttcagaatcgtcaacgtgggttagggccaagggttaggatagctaggggatgtgggaccggaggtcggttaggtgatcccggtcatcaccattag